Proteins encoded by one window of Nitrincola iocasae:
- a CDS encoding Re/Si-specific NAD(P)(+) transhydrogenase subunit alpha produces the protein MKVAAIKETFPGETRVAMTPESAVAIQKLGHACLLEAGAGDPAGLPDAQYIESGVSLLRTRQAVFEQADIIISVRPVTLEDCAHLRPGQTLISFVWPNENDALLNAIRQQGAALIAMDMIPRISRAQKMDALSSMANIAGYRAVIEAGHNFGRFFTGQITAAGKIPPAQVLVIGAGVGGLAAIGASVALGAVVRAFDVRAEAAEQVESMGAGFLRLDFDEAQDSSKTGGYAAPSSPEFIEKQMACFRQIAPEIDIVICTALIPGHKAPRLWLEDMVRAMRPGSVIVDLAAERGGNCDLTVMNEKIITEEGVIVLGYTDYPSRMATQSSMLYSNNLRHLLTDLTPARDGVLVHNMDDDVIRSATVVNQGEITFPPPPLKRAAIAPAKKARVKKQPENPTMDLASKNRLQLKLLGVGGALMLLLGQVAPVSFMQHLIVFALACFVGFQVIWSVNHALHTPLMAVTNAISGIIVLGAILQIGSGNWLVVTLAAISVLIATINIVGGFMVTRRMLAMFQKS, from the coding sequence ATGAAAGTCGCTGCAATTAAAGAAACCTTTCCAGGTGAAACCCGGGTCGCCATGACACCCGAATCTGCTGTAGCGATTCAAAAACTGGGGCATGCCTGTCTACTGGAAGCGGGTGCCGGAGACCCGGCCGGTCTTCCTGACGCTCAATATATTGAGTCTGGTGTCAGCTTACTTCGTACGCGTCAGGCGGTATTTGAGCAGGCTGATATCATTATCAGTGTCAGGCCCGTTACCCTGGAGGATTGTGCCCACCTGCGCCCGGGGCAAACCCTGATCAGTTTTGTCTGGCCGAATGAGAATGATGCGCTGTTGAATGCCATCAGACAGCAGGGCGCGGCGCTGATTGCCATGGATATGATTCCCCGCATCTCGCGTGCCCAGAAAATGGATGCGTTGTCTTCTATGGCTAATATTGCAGGCTACCGGGCGGTGATTGAGGCGGGTCATAATTTTGGCCGTTTTTTTACCGGCCAGATAACAGCGGCAGGGAAAATACCACCGGCACAGGTGTTGGTGATCGGGGCTGGCGTAGGTGGCTTGGCAGCGATTGGCGCCTCAGTAGCACTCGGCGCTGTAGTTCGTGCCTTTGATGTGCGTGCTGAAGCAGCTGAGCAGGTTGAAAGCATGGGTGCCGGGTTTTTACGGCTGGATTTCGACGAAGCCCAGGACAGTTCTAAAACCGGTGGTTATGCCGCGCCCTCAAGCCCTGAGTTTATTGAAAAACAGATGGCGTGTTTCCGCCAGATTGCACCGGAGATCGATATAGTCATTTGTACCGCCTTGATTCCTGGCCACAAGGCTCCGCGATTGTGGCTTGAGGACATGGTCCGTGCAATGCGCCCAGGCTCGGTCATAGTCGATCTGGCAGCCGAACGTGGTGGCAATTGTGACCTGACGGTCATGAATGAAAAAATCATTACCGAAGAAGGAGTGATTGTACTGGGCTACACGGACTATCCCAGTCGCATGGCGACACAAAGCTCCATGTTGTACAGCAATAACCTGCGTCATCTATTGACCGATCTGACACCCGCCAGAGATGGTGTGCTGGTGCATAATATGGACGATGATGTGATTCGCAGCGCCACCGTTGTGAATCAGGGTGAAATCACCTTCCCGCCACCACCGTTGAAAAGGGCCGCCATCGCACCGGCCAAAAAAGCGCGTGTCAAAAAACAGCCTGAAAATCCTACTATGGATCTGGCATCAAAAAACCGGCTGCAGTTAAAGCTACTTGGTGTGGGTGGCGCGTTAATGCTGCTGTTGGGTCAGGTCGCACCCGTGAGTTTTATGCAGCACTTAATCGTGTTTGCTCTGGCCTGTTTTGTTGGTTTTCAGGTGATCTGGAGTGTTAATCATGCTCTGCATACCCCACTCATGGCAGTCACCAATGCCATTAGCGGCATCATTGTACTCGGCGCTATTTTGCAGATTGGATCAGGTAACTGGCTGGTTGTAACCCTTGCTGCAATATCCGTACTGATTGCCACCATCAATATAGTCGGTGGCTTTATGGTTACCCGCCGCATGCTGGCAATGTTCCAGAAGTCCTGA
- the gap gene encoding type I glyceraldehyde-3-phosphate dehydrogenase yields the protein MIKIGINGFGRIGRMVFRAAISEFRDSVEIVAINDLLEPDYLAYMLKFDSVQGRFKGDVAVKNGQLIVNGRTIRLTAEHDPEALNWGAKDVDVVIESTGLFLTTEAASAHLRAGAKKVILSAPSQDDTPMFVYGVNHLDYADQSIISNASCTTNCLAPLAKVLHENFTIKRGLMTTIHAATATQKTVDGPSHKDWRGGRGILENIIPSSTGAAKAVGKVIPALNGKLTGMAMRVPTSNVSVVDLTVELEQAVSYETLCDTIKHASENQLKGVLGYTDEKVVSTDFRGETCTSVFDALAGIALDDNFVKLIAWYDNEWGYSNKCLEMARVIQAH from the coding sequence ATGATTAAAATTGGCATTAATGGATTTGGACGCATTGGGCGTATGGTATTTCGGGCGGCTATTTCCGAGTTCCGGGATAGTGTCGAAATCGTTGCGATTAATGACTTACTTGAACCGGATTATCTCGCTTATATGCTCAAATTTGACAGTGTACAGGGCCGGTTTAAAGGTGATGTGGCTGTTAAAAATGGCCAGCTAATTGTGAACGGCAGGACCATCAGACTGACGGCAGAGCACGATCCGGAAGCACTCAACTGGGGTGCCAAAGATGTCGATGTGGTTATCGAATCTACTGGGTTGTTTCTGACAACCGAAGCCGCTTCTGCCCACCTTCGTGCTGGAGCTAAAAAAGTCATTCTTTCGGCACCCAGCCAGGATGACACACCCATGTTTGTGTATGGCGTCAATCATCTGGATTATGCGGATCAGTCCATCATTTCTAACGCCTCCTGCACCACCAATTGCCTGGCACCCTTGGCCAAGGTTCTGCATGAAAATTTCACCATAAAACGCGGTTTAATGACTACTATTCATGCTGCTACTGCGACTCAAAAAACAGTCGATGGTCCCTCTCATAAAGACTGGCGGGGAGGGCGCGGGATATTGGAAAACATTATTCCATCATCCACGGGAGCAGCGAAGGCCGTCGGCAAAGTGATTCCGGCGCTGAATGGCAAGCTCACCGGCATGGCAATGCGTGTGCCTACGTCTAATGTATCGGTTGTTGATCTGACTGTAGAGCTGGAGCAAGCGGTTAGCTATGAAACCCTGTGTGACACGATCAAGCACGCCAGTGAAAACCAACTCAAGGGTGTTCTCGGTTACACCGATGAAAAGGTCGTATCTACCGACTTCCGGGGAGAGACCTGCACCAGCGTGTTCGACGCCCTGGCCGGTATCGCACTGGATGACAACTTCGTCAAGCTGATTGCCTGGTATGACAATGAGTGGGGTTATTCCAATAAATGTCTGGAAATGGCCCGGGTGATTCAGGCTCACTAA
- the tkt gene encoding transketolase: protein MTTRTLRANALRMLAVDAVQKAKSGHPGAPMGMADIAEVLWNDYLRHNPENPYWPDRDRFVMSNGHGSMLVYGLLHLSGYDLPIDELMNFRQLHSKTPGHPEYGYTPGVETTTGPLGQGLANAVGMALAEKILGTHFNQPEHSIIDHFTYTFLGDGCMMEGVSHEVASLAGTLKLGKLIAFYDDNGISIDGEVEGWFRDDTAQRFKAYDWQVIGPIDGHDPEQIHQSIEAARLHTEQPSLIICKTIIGFGSPNKSGKEECHGAPLGDEEVALTRESLDWPYAPFEIPDEISRAWNARQKGRQAEMEWKRKLTRYSAKYPELAVEFKRRNLGELPESFAKKADEYIRQQQSNGDSIASRKASQDFLNAMAPLVPELLGGSADLAPSNLTFWQEAKALTPDDAQGNYVHYGVREFGMTAIINGISLHGGFIAYGATFLIFMEYARNAMRMAALMKLRNIQVYTHDSIGLGEDGPTHQPIEQLTSLRTTPNMSVWRPADAVETAVAWKMALERTHGPTALILSRQTLAHQPRTDDQLSQIAYGGYVLYKSQAAAELLIIATGSELDLAMQAAKLLEQQGSAVQVVSLPCPDLFELQPRHYRDSVMPPHISKRLAIEASHKDWWYKYVGLQGQVIGMDRFGESAPADQLFAMFGFTLEKVMAAAEKLLAS, encoded by the coding sequence ATGACAACCCGAACGCTGCGTGCCAATGCCTTGAGAATGCTGGCGGTTGATGCTGTTCAAAAAGCCAAATCAGGACATCCGGGTGCCCCCATGGGGATGGCCGATATCGCCGAAGTATTATGGAATGACTACCTGCGTCACAACCCTGAAAATCCCTACTGGCCAGATCGCGACCGTTTTGTGATGTCCAATGGCCATGGCTCCATGTTGGTTTATGGCTTACTGCACCTGAGTGGCTACGATCTTCCAATCGATGAGTTGATGAATTTCCGCCAATTACACAGTAAAACCCCAGGACACCCTGAATACGGTTATACACCCGGCGTAGAAACCACCACCGGTCCCTTGGGGCAAGGCTTAGCCAATGCGGTAGGTATGGCGCTGGCTGAAAAAATACTGGGCACTCATTTCAATCAACCTGAACATAGCATTATCGATCATTTTACCTACACCTTTCTCGGTGATGGCTGCATGATGGAGGGTGTTTCACATGAGGTTGCCTCGCTGGCCGGTACGCTTAAGCTGGGTAAACTGATTGCATTTTATGACGACAACGGCATCTCGATTGATGGTGAGGTAGAAGGCTGGTTCCGTGATGATACCGCGCAGCGCTTCAAAGCCTATGACTGGCAGGTCATCGGGCCGATAGATGGCCATGACCCGGAACAGATCCACCAGTCAATTGAGGCCGCACGCCTGCATACCGAGCAGCCCAGTCTGATTATCTGCAAAACGATTATCGGCTTTGGCTCGCCAAATAAATCCGGTAAAGAAGAATGTCACGGCGCACCGCTAGGCGATGAAGAAGTCGCATTAACACGCGAAAGCCTGGATTGGCCGTATGCTCCTTTCGAGATACCTGACGAGATCAGCCGTGCCTGGAATGCGCGCCAAAAAGGGCGCCAGGCCGAGATGGAATGGAAACGAAAACTGACTCGATACAGCGCAAAGTATCCTGAATTAGCCGTTGAATTTAAACGAAGAAATCTGGGTGAGCTGCCTGAAAGCTTTGCTAAAAAAGCCGATGAGTATATACGCCAGCAGCAGAGCAATGGTGACTCGATCGCATCACGTAAAGCTAGTCAGGACTTCCTCAATGCCATGGCGCCGCTGGTACCGGAACTTTTGGGTGGCTCTGCCGATCTGGCCCCCTCAAACCTGACCTTTTGGCAAGAGGCCAAAGCGCTAACCCCGGATGATGCGCAAGGTAACTATGTGCACTATGGCGTTAGAGAGTTTGGCATGACAGCCATCATTAATGGCATCAGCCTGCATGGCGGCTTTATAGCTTATGGTGCCACATTTTTGATTTTTATGGAGTATGCACGCAATGCCATGCGCATGGCGGCGCTAATGAAACTGCGTAATATTCAGGTGTATACCCATGATTCCATTGGCCTGGGTGAAGATGGGCCGACACACCAACCCATAGAACAACTGACCTCACTCAGAACAACACCCAATATGAGTGTCTGGCGTCCGGCGGATGCGGTCGAAACAGCCGTGGCTTGGAAAATGGCACTCGAGCGTACACATGGACCCACAGCGCTGATTCTGTCCCGACAAACCCTGGCACATCAGCCCCGAACGGATGATCAGCTAAGCCAGATCGCCTATGGTGGTTATGTTCTATATAAAAGCCAGGCCGCTGCAGAGCTGTTAATCATTGCAACGGGATCTGAACTGGACTTGGCGATGCAAGCCGCTAAATTACTGGAACAGCAGGGCAGCGCCGTACAGGTTGTCAGCCTGCCTTGCCCGGACCTGTTTGAACTACAACCCAGGCACTACCGTGATTCAGTTATGCCACCTCATATCAGCAAACGTCTGGCTATAGAGGCATCGCACAAAGACTGGTGGTATAAGTATGTAGGATTACAGGGGCAGGTCATCGGTATGGATCGCTTCGGTGAATCCGCACCAGCCGATCAGCTGTTTGCCATGTTTGGTTTTACCCTTGAAAAAGTCATGGCGGCAGCAGAGAAACTACTGGCGTCGTAA
- a CDS encoding phosphoribulokinase: MSAKHPIIAITGSSGAGTSSITKTFEAIFRRESVNAATVEGDSFHRYNRQEMKAMQLEAEVQGNRNFSHFGLETNLLNELEGLFCSFSETGQGQYRKYLHNESEAAPYQQTPGTFTPWESLPDDTELLFYEGLHGAVKTEEINIAQYPDLLIGVVPVINLEWIQKLYRDKNMRGYSAEAVTDTILRRMPDYVHYICSQFSYTHVNFQRVPMVDTSNPFIAREIPTADESMVVIRFAKPKGIDFPYLLSMINDSFMSRPNTLVIPGGKLDLAMQLIFTPFVWRMMETRKQTF; the protein is encoded by the coding sequence ATGTCGGCTAAACATCCTATTATTGCTATTACCGGGTCATCCGGTGCAGGTACCAGCTCGATCACCAAAACCTTTGAAGCTATTTTCAGACGTGAGTCCGTGAATGCCGCCACAGTCGAGGGTGATAGTTTTCATCGTTATAACCGTCAGGAAATGAAAGCCATGCAGTTAGAAGCCGAGGTGCAAGGTAATCGTAATTTCAGTCACTTCGGTTTAGAAACGAATCTACTTAATGAGCTAGAAGGTCTGTTCTGTAGTTTTAGTGAAACAGGTCAAGGGCAGTATCGTAAATACCTGCATAATGAATCGGAAGCCGCCCCGTATCAACAAACTCCCGGTACGTTTACTCCCTGGGAAAGCCTGCCGGATGACACTGAATTGTTATTTTACGAAGGACTGCATGGCGCGGTTAAAACCGAAGAAATTAATATTGCACAATACCCGGATCTTCTCATAGGGGTTGTACCTGTTATCAACCTTGAATGGATCCAAAAGCTGTATCGGGATAAAAATATGCGTGGCTATTCTGCAGAAGCCGTCACCGACACCATTCTCAGACGCATGCCGGACTATGTGCACTACATCTGCTCACAGTTTTCCTACACCCATGTGAATTTTCAGCGCGTTCCCATGGTGGATACCAGTAATCCATTTATTGCCAGAGAGATCCCCACCGCTGATGAAAGTATGGTGGTCATCCGCTTTGCCAAGCCAAAAGGCATAGATTTCCCCTATTTATTAAGCATGATCAACGACTCATTCATGTCACGACCAAATACGCTGGTTATACCTGGTGGTAAACTGGATCTGGCCATGCAATTAATTTTCACTCCCTTTGTGTGGCGGATGATGGAAACCCGTAAACAAACTTTTTAA
- the pyk gene encoding pyruvate kinase, which produces MKRRTKIIATLGPATDTPGELERMIKAGVDVVRINMSHGDPEDHQRRAAQTRQAAEQAGREVAILVDLQGPKIRIGRFKEGSVQLQVGDTFTLDNQLDLNAGNASEVGLTYKTLPGEVTAGDTLLLDDGRIVLVVDAVSGPKVICQVSVGGTLSNNKGINLLGGGLSADALTDKDKQDILLAATMQADYLAISFPRSAEDIQLCRKLAEAAGLHAAIVSKIERAEAVSDDQTLDAIIQASDVVMIARGDLGVEVGDARLPELQKKIIKRARQLNRVSITATQMMETMIDNPIPTRAEVFDVANAVMDGTDAVMLSGETATGRFPEKVIEAMARICQEAEKSRTTRESMHRIDETFVAVDETIAMASMYAANHFDIKGIACLTESGNTPLLMSRISSAIPIFALTAHKNTCRKVCIYRGVYPSYISYTGLTDEDIRIEMIAQLTQQGLAASGDKVLLTRGINLGKLGGTSRLEIVTIP; this is translated from the coding sequence ATGAAAAGACGCACCAAGATAATCGCCACCCTGGGCCCGGCAACCGATACACCTGGCGAGCTGGAACGCATGATTAAAGCTGGCGTCGATGTGGTGCGCATCAATATGTCACACGGCGATCCGGAAGATCATCAGCGCCGCGCTGCACAAACACGCCAGGCCGCAGAACAAGCGGGACGTGAAGTTGCCATACTGGTTGATCTTCAGGGGCCAAAAATTCGCATAGGCCGGTTTAAAGAGGGATCAGTACAACTGCAAGTGGGCGATACCTTCACACTGGATAATCAGCTTGATCTCAATGCCGGTAACGCATCAGAAGTGGGATTAACCTACAAAACCCTGCCTGGTGAAGTCACGGCAGGTGATACGCTATTGCTCGATGATGGACGCATCGTGTTAGTGGTCGACGCTGTATCAGGCCCCAAGGTAATCTGTCAGGTTAGCGTCGGTGGAACCCTGTCTAACAACAAAGGAATCAACCTGTTAGGGGGTGGTTTATCAGCTGATGCACTCACTGATAAGGACAAGCAGGATATCCTGTTGGCAGCCACCATGCAGGCTGATTACCTGGCAATATCCTTCCCGCGTAGCGCTGAAGATATTCAATTGTGCCGCAAACTGGCTGAAGCCGCCGGTTTACACGCCGCGATCGTATCCAAAATTGAACGTGCAGAAGCCGTGAGTGATGATCAAACCCTGGACGCCATTATCCAGGCCTCTGATGTCGTCATGATCGCGCGTGGCGATCTGGGGGTCGAAGTAGGGGATGCGAGGCTTCCTGAACTGCAGAAAAAAATCATTAAACGTGCACGTCAATTAAACCGAGTATCCATCACCGCAACCCAAATGATGGAAACCATGATTGATAACCCGATACCCACACGTGCGGAAGTATTTGATGTTGCCAACGCCGTTATGGATGGCACCGATGCGGTGATGTTATCAGGAGAAACCGCCACAGGGCGTTTTCCGGAAAAGGTTATCGAAGCCATGGCACGTATATGCCAGGAAGCCGAGAAATCACGCACGACACGTGAATCCATGCACCGTATCGATGAAACCTTTGTAGCTGTTGATGAAACCATCGCTATGGCCAGCATGTATGCAGCCAATCATTTTGATATCAAAGGTATTGCTTGCCTGACCGAATCAGGTAACACGCCGCTGTTAATGTCGCGTATCAGCTCAGCTATTCCTATTTTTGCCTTAACGGCACACAAAAACACCTGCAGAAAGGTGTGTATCTACCGAGGTGTCTATCCGTCATACATCAGTTACACAGGTTTGACGGACGAAGATATTCGCATAGAAATGATTGCTCAGCTAACCCAGCAAGGGCTTGCTGCATCCGGCGATAAAGTATTACTCACACGCGGCATCAATCTGGGCAAACTGGGCGGCACCAGTCGGCTGGAAATCGTTACAATTCCTTGA
- a CDS encoding HAD-IIIA family hydrolase, which produces MNKYALIVFDLDGTLLDTAGEVTDAINDTFNEVGLAAITLEQTRNWVGKGAPNFLEKALEFCDVKLQTQQEFDQLLTIFYRHYEKRSGTNSQIFPHVAEVLNELHQSGSKVALLTNKFMVGTQLVLKAHQLHHLFDDILAGDSFPQKKPDPVGLHFLMNKYNLSAEQILYIGDSSTDVQTARNAGVDVWVVPYGYNHGDDIREAKPDRIIQNLSCLS; this is translated from the coding sequence ATGAATAAATACGCTCTGATAGTATTCGATCTGGATGGTACCTTGCTTGATACAGCCGGTGAGGTCACAGATGCGATCAATGATACATTCAATGAAGTAGGGCTAGCGGCCATCACCCTTGAGCAAACGCGCAACTGGGTGGGCAAGGGCGCTCCTAATTTTCTGGAAAAGGCGCTGGAGTTTTGTGACGTGAAGTTACAAACGCAACAAGAATTTGATCAGCTCCTGACGATATTTTACCGCCACTATGAGAAACGCTCTGGCACCAATAGTCAGATTTTTCCGCATGTGGCTGAAGTGCTCAACGAACTGCATCAAAGCGGCTCTAAAGTAGCCCTGCTGACAAACAAATTCATGGTAGGCACGCAACTGGTGCTGAAAGCCCATCAGCTACATCATCTGTTTGATGACATACTGGCCGGTGACAGCTTCCCGCAGAAAAAACCTGACCCGGTTGGCCTCCATTTCTTAATGAATAAATACAACCTCTCTGCTGAGCAAATACTCTATATCGGTGATTCATCAACCGATGTACAAACAGCCCGTAATGCTGGTGTCGATGTTTGGGTCGTACCTTATGGCTATAATCACGGTGATGATATCAGAGAGGCCAAACCTGACCGGATTATTCAGAACTTATCCTGTCTGAGTTAA
- a CDS encoding sensor domain-containing diguanylate cyclase, which translates to MRLCLIFGLFICALSVSLTSAAKPDAVSITGSESGVSVFPQISYFEDPEYRLTVDEAAALEEEGRFKVVASGYSGIGYPTSSIWMAFKLHNSTDEEQTLYLEYLNHIPEDIWLFQRDISSPAGFDEDFSSIREAGARRPVNQLRPVFKTTLQPGETRQYFAKTADKTGQAVYVDFLIWSPGELETTKTLELVFYGAAFGILLIIMLLSFILFISLRRSSFLYYSGYVFFSILVWGKTSGLIPNLTTSTSLIQYFWIYSGLMVAFAMMFGRAFLHTRKYLPKLDILLRLNVLVGFSQIPLFYLGMHSLSIDFLKISMLGFPLLIFAGLLRWRQGNPLALIFSGAWLLYTYAVSSYPFRDNGFLVQDITALHIPIIAAIIETMLLFITLTLQARQIQRANEKTEQDYLLLVKNHAAELEQQVEEKTRQLVAEKQRAEKEARTDALTNIANRRSFIRSGQQIIAQSKQANTPCGMIQLDADFFKSVNDRYGHAGGDEALRTIAQAISESLRSNDFAARMGGEEFAIITPCTDLKTLILVAERIRKNIEASTITHDEQTFQITCSFGCALYQPNDDLDSLLQRADKALYAAKKAGRNCVKTEEYE; encoded by the coding sequence ATGCGATTATGTTTAATTTTTGGATTATTTATCTGCGCTCTCTCGGTATCCCTGACATCGGCGGCTAAGCCAGATGCGGTCAGTATTACCGGCTCGGAAAGCGGGGTTTCTGTTTTCCCGCAAATATCTTATTTTGAAGATCCCGAATACCGGCTAACCGTGGATGAAGCCGCCGCATTGGAAGAAGAGGGGCGCTTTAAGGTTGTTGCATCCGGCTATTCCGGTATTGGTTACCCCACCAGTTCGATTTGGATGGCGTTTAAGCTGCATAACTCCACCGATGAAGAACAGACCCTGTATCTGGAATATCTCAACCATATCCCCGAAGATATTTGGCTTTTCCAGCGGGATATATCGTCTCCAGCTGGGTTTGATGAAGATTTTTCTTCGATCCGGGAGGCGGGGGCCAGGCGGCCGGTTAATCAGCTGCGACCGGTTTTTAAAACAACCTTACAGCCTGGTGAAACCCGGCAATATTTCGCTAAAACCGCTGATAAAACCGGTCAGGCGGTTTATGTGGATTTTCTGATATGGAGCCCAGGAGAGCTTGAAACCACAAAGACCCTTGAGCTTGTCTTCTATGGCGCGGCGTTTGGTATACTCCTGATTATCATGCTGCTGTCTTTCATTCTGTTTATCAGTCTGCGTCGTTCAAGTTTCCTGTATTACAGCGGTTATGTTTTCTTCTCTATTCTGGTGTGGGGGAAAACCTCCGGCCTGATTCCCAACCTTACGACCAGCACGAGTTTGATACAGTATTTCTGGATCTATTCTGGCTTGATGGTCGCGTTTGCCATGATGTTTGGACGGGCGTTTTTGCACACCAGAAAGTACCTGCCAAAACTCGATATTCTGTTAAGGCTGAATGTTCTGGTGGGGTTCTCGCAAATCCCACTGTTTTATCTTGGGATGCACAGTCTGAGCATCGACTTTTTGAAAATCAGTATGCTGGGCTTCCCGTTGCTGATTTTTGCCGGACTATTAAGGTGGCGACAGGGTAACCCGCTGGCGCTTATTTTTAGTGGTGCATGGTTGTTGTATACCTATGCGGTTTCCAGCTATCCGTTTCGGGATAATGGCTTCCTGGTGCAGGATATTACCGCGCTGCATATCCCGATTATCGCAGCCATTATTGAAACAATGCTGCTGTTTATAACGCTGACCTTACAGGCTCGGCAGATACAAAGAGCTAATGAAAAAACAGAGCAGGATTATTTGTTACTGGTAAAAAACCATGCGGCAGAGCTGGAACAACAGGTTGAAGAGAAAACACGGCAACTGGTAGCAGAGAAGCAGCGTGCAGAAAAAGAAGCTCGCACCGATGCCCTGACGAATATCGCAAACAGACGATCTTTTATCCGTAGCGGGCAGCAGATTATTGCGCAGTCAAAGCAGGCTAATACTCCTTGCGGCATGATTCAACTGGATGCTGATTTTTTCAAAAGCGTGAACGACCGTTACGGGCATGCAGGCGGTGATGAGGCGTTACGAACCATAGCCCAGGCTATTTCTGAAAGCCTACGGTCAAATGATTTTGCCGCCCGTATGGGTGGTGAGGAGTTTGCCATTATCACTCCCTGTACTGACTTGAAAACCCTGATCTTAGTCGCTGAGCGCATCAGAAAGAACATCGAAGCCAGTACGATCACCCATGACGAGCAAACCTTTCAGATCACCTGTAGTTTTGGCTGTGCCCTTTATCAGCCCAATGATGATCTGGATAGTCTGCTACAACGCGCCGATAAGGCGCTTTATGCTGCCAAAAAAGCGGGCCGGAATTGTGTGAAAACAGAAGAATATGAGTGA
- a CDS encoding NAD(P)(+) transhydrogenase (Re/Si-specific) subunit beta, giving the protein MLGQGFVSAAVVAASVLFVLSLGGLSNQEKAKRAVWYGIFGMLFAVFFTAAGPGIGHYWIMLPMMVIGAVIGVKLARSVVMTQMPQLIAALHSFVGLAAVFVGLNAEMERASVMAARHAQESMAQFSAFAALVATKTPDELLFLQIEVVLGVFIGAVTFTGSIIAYGKLAGKVDGKARQLPGGHRLNAAALVASLVFAIMYLQGAGIWTLLLIALLAFFIGYHLIMGIGGADMPVVVSMLNSYSGWAAAAIGFTLSNDLLIVTGALVGSSGAILSYMMCKAMNRKFINVILGGFGAKPQTVTHIEGEQLAIDAAGVAAALNAADSVILVPGYGMAVAQAQTSVSELTRKLRAQGKQVRFAIHPVAGRLPGHMNVLLAEAKVPYDLVLEMDEINAYFPNTDVVIVIGSNDIVNPSAEDDPDSPIAGMPVLEVWHAKQVFVSKRGQGTGYSGIENPLFYKENTRMLYGDAKSSIEQLIPLLKG; this is encoded by the coding sequence ATGTTAGGTCAGGGATTTGTTTCAGCCGCCGTGGTGGCTGCCAGTGTGTTGTTCGTTCTGTCACTCGGCGGTTTAAGTAACCAGGAGAAGGCCAAGCGGGCGGTCTGGTACGGTATTTTCGGCATGCTGTTTGCCGTGTTTTTCACCGCCGCAGGACCGGGAATCGGTCACTACTGGATTATGCTGCCCATGATGGTCATTGGTGCCGTTATCGGTGTCAAACTGGCTCGCAGCGTCGTCATGACTCAAATGCCTCAACTCATAGCAGCGTTACACAGTTTTGTGGGTCTTGCGGCTGTTTTTGTTGGGCTTAATGCTGAAATGGAACGGGCCAGCGTGATGGCTGCCCGACATGCACAGGAATCAATGGCACAGTTTTCAGCCTTTGCCGCGCTGGTGGCCACCAAAACACCTGACGAGCTGTTATTTCTGCAGATCGAAGTGGTGCTGGGCGTCTTTATTGGCGCTGTCACCTTTACCGGATCCATCATTGCCTATGGCAAACTTGCGGGCAAAGTAGACGGAAAAGCCAGGCAGCTTCCCGGTGGGCATAGGCTGAATGCGGCCGCACTGGTGGCGTCACTGGTATTCGCCATCATGTATCTTCAGGGTGCTGGAATCTGGACCTTGCTATTGATTGCGCTGCTGGCGTTCTTTATCGGCTATCACCTGATCATGGGGATAGGCGGTGCCGATATGCCCGTGGTGGTGTCGATGCTAAACAGCTATTCCGGCTGGGCCGCCGCTGCCATAGGTTTTACTCTATCCAATGACTTGTTGATAGTGACGGGTGCGCTGGTGGGGTCGTCAGGTGCCATCCTCAGTTACATGATGTGTAAGGCGATGAACCGTAAGTTTATCAATGTGATACTGGGCGGTTTTGGTGCTAAACCTCAAACAGTTACACACATCGAGGGCGAACAGCTTGCCATAGATGCGGCGGGCGTGGCCGCGGCCCTGAATGCTGCCGACAGTGTCATCCTGGTACCTGGCTATGGTATGGCGGTGGCTCAAGCCCAGACATCCGTATCAGAATTAACCCGTAAACTGCGTGCCCAGGGTAAACAGGTGCGCTTTGCCATTCATCCGGTCGCCGGACGTTTACCTGGTCATATGAACGTACTGCTGGCCGAAGCCAAGGTGCCCTATGATCTGGTACTGGAAATGGATGAAATCAATGCCTATTTTCCAAACACCGATGTCGTGATTGTTATCGGCTCCAATGACATTGTCAATCCATCAGCCGAGGATGATCCGGACAGCCCCATTGCCGGCATGCCGGTGCTGGAAGTCTGGCATGCCAAACAGGTGTTTGTGTCTAAACGAGGGCAGGGTACTGGCTATTCTGGTATCGAAAACCCACTGTTTTATAAAGAAAATACCCGAATGTTGTATGGCGATGCGAAAAGCTCAATCGAGCAATTAATCCCGCTGCTGAAAGGCTAA